The Stutzerimonas stutzeri DNA window AACTATCTGCAGCCGCGTGCGCAGGGCAGTGCGTTCAGCGACTTCTACCTGCGCTTCTTCGCCCATCATCTGCGGGCCATCGCCAAGCCGGGTGGCTTGTTCGAGGACACCACGGTGACGCGCCTGCCGTGGCGCGGTCAGGTCCGGCGCGTGCGCATGGTGGTCTACCGCCGCACGTCCGCGGCCCCGGCTTCGCGGCGCGGCCAGTCGCCCGAGCAGGCGCTGACGACGATCTGCGACCGCCTCGTCGGCGGGCTGGCGAATGCCGGCGTGAAAGCCCGGCGTCTCGGCGCGGCGGACATCCACGCCTGGCTGCTGCGCTGGTTCAACCCGAATCCGACTTTGCTCGGCGCCACTGCCGAAGATCGGGAACGCTTCTACGCGCTGACCCGCTACCCGGAAGAGCGGGAGGAGGGCGAGATCGAACTCGCCAGCGGCACCGACTTCGCGCAGCGCCTGTTCTTCGGCCAGCCACGTTCGGACGTGCCCAACGGCCTGTGGTTCTTCGACGGCATGCCGCATCGGGTGATCGTGATGGATCGCCTGCGCACGCCACCCGTGACCGGCCATCTGACGGGCGAGACGCGCAAAGGCGGCGATGCCATGAACGCGCTGTTCGATCAGATGCCCGAGGACACGGTGATGTGCCTGACGCTGGTCGCCACGCCCCAGGACGTTCTGGAGGCGCACCTCAACCACCTCGCCAGGAAAGCCGTCGGCGAGACCCTGGCCTCGGAGCAGACCCGGCAGGACGTGCAGCAGGCGCGCGGCCTGATCGGCAGCGCGCACAAGCTCTACCGCGGCGCGCTGGCGTTCTACCTGCGCGGCCGCGACCTGGCCCAGCTCGATGCGCGCGGCCTGCAGCTCGTCAACGTGATGCTCAACGCCGGTCTGCAACCGGTGCGCGAAGAGGACGAGGTGGCGCCGCTGAACAGCTATCTGCGCTGGCTGCCGTGCGTGTTCGATCCGGCGGCCGACAAGCGCCAGTGGTACACCCAGCTCATGTTCGCGCAGCACGCGGCGAACCTGGCGCCGGTCTGGGGCCGCAGTCAGGGCACGGGGCATCCGGGCATCACGTTCTTCAACCGCGGCGGCGGCCCGATCACCTTCGATCCGTTGAACCGCCTCGACCGGCAGATGAACGCGCATCTGTTCCTGTTCGGCCCCACGGGTTCGGGCAAGAGCGCGACGCTCAACAACATCCTGAATCAGGTGACGGCGATCTATCGGCCGCGCCTGTTCATCGTCGAGGCGGGCAACAGCTTCGGCCTGTTCGGCGACTTCGCGGCACGGCTGGGCCTCACCGTGCATCGGGTGAAGCTCTCGCCGGGCGCGGGCGTCAGTCTGGCGCCGTTCGCCGACGCCTGGCGCCTGGTCGATACGCCGAGCCAGGTACAGACGCTGGACGCCGATGCGCTCGACGAAGACCAGACCGATGCCGGCATGGCCGTGGAAGGCGACGAGCAGCGCGACGTGCTCGGCGAGCTGGAAATCACTGCACGACTGATGATCACCGGCGGCGAGGACAAGGAAGAAGCGCGCATGACCCGCGCCGACCGCAGCCTGATCCGCCAGTGCATTCTCGATGCGGCACAGCATTGCGTGGCGGACGAACGCACGGTGCTCACACGCGATGTGCGCGACGCGCTGCGCGAGCGCGCCCGCGACGCCACGCTGCCGGAGATGCGGCGCGCACGGCTGCTGGAGATGGCCGACGCCATGGATATGTTCTGCCAGGGCGTGGACGGCGAGATGTTCGACCGGTCCGGCACGCCGTGGCCCGAGGCGGACATCACCATCGTGGACCTGGCCACCTTCGCGCGCGAGGGCTACAACGCCCAACTCTCGATTGCCTACATCTCGCTCATCAACACGGTCAACAACATCGCCGAGCGCGACCAGTTCCTGGGCCGCCCGATCATCAACGTGACGGACGAAGGCCACATCATCACGAAGAACCCGCTGCTCGCGCCCTACGTGGTCAAGATCACCAAGATGTGGCGCAAGCTCGGCGCCTGGTTCTGGCTCGCCACGCAGAACCTGGACGACCTGCCGAAAGCGGCCGAGCCCATGCTCAACATGATCGAGTGGTGGATCTGCCTGTCGATGCCACCCGATGAAGTCGAGAAGATCGCGCGCTTCCGCGAACTCAACGCTTCGCAGAAGGCGCTGATGCTCTCGGCACGCAAGGAGGCCGGCAAGTTCAGCGAGGGCGTCATCCTGTCCAAGTCGATGGAAGTGCTGTTCCGCGCCGTGCCGCCCAGCCTCTACCTGGCGATGGCGATGACCGAGCCCGAGGAGAAGGCCGAACGCTTCCAGTTGATGCAGCAGCACGGCATCAGCGAGCTGGATGCCGCCTTCCGCGTGGCCGAGAAGATCGACCGTGCGCGGGGCATCGAACCGCTGGCGCTGGATACGTTGGCCTGACGGGAGCAACACGATGCGCATGCCTTCATTCGCCCGCCGTCATCCCCGGATCGGTCTGCTGATCGTGGCGACGATTGCGGTGGCCTCGTGGATGCTGCTGCGCGCGCCGCATCCGGCAACCGAGTCCATGCCCCTGGCCGCCGCCGGGTCCGAAGCGCCGAAACCGGCCGGCCCGCCCTGGCTGTATGGCCGTGCCGATGCGAGCTTCACGGTGGTCGGGTACGCCGACCTGGAGTGTCCGTACTGCCGGGCCTACTTCCCCGCGCTCAAGCGCTGGATCGACGCCCATCCCGAGGTGAATTGGCAGTGGCACCACCTGCCGCTGTCCATGCACGAGCCGGCCGCGACTGCCGGGGCGCGCCTGGCCGAGTGCGCGGGCGAGACCGGCGGGCATGCCACGTTCTGGCAAGCCGTGGCGTGGCTCTACGCGCACACCCGTGGCGACGGCCAGGGCCTGCCGGAGGGCCTGCGCTATCCCGACCTCACGCCAGCCATGCAGGGTTGTCTCGACAGCGATCGCCCCGATGCGGTCATCCGTGCCCAGGCGGCGGAAGCAGCACAGCAGGGCATCGCGGCCACGCCGGCCCTGCAACTGCGCGACCGCGAGTCCGGCAAGACCCTCCTGCTGCACGGCCCCGTCGAAGGCGATGCCTTGCTGTCGGCCATCGACCTGCTTGCCGCCGGCAGCACGACTGCAGCCGAACCCGCCCATTCCCCAGACATGCCCGCCGGCGTCGCCGGTGACATGCCCAGGTAGCCATCGATCTTCAAGGCTGCGGCGCGGCTCGTCCGCGTTGATCGAAACCCGTTCGCATCGCATCCCTTGACGCGAACAGCCACCGCATCCGCGGTGGTGGATGCCCGCTCGTCACCTGTTCCATCCCCATCGTCCCCCGGAGGGTTTGCCCTCCTGGGGCAGGCGCCCTCCGATCTCATCCATTGGAGGTTCGCCATGTCTCTTGCCATCGCCGACTCCCGCCCGGAGTCGCTCACCCTGATCGCCGCCCAGCACGAAGACTGGATCATCCGGCAGGCCATCACCCTGCTGGAGAATCGCGTGTTCAAGGCCGGTCCAGCGCTGGGCAGTCCCGCCGCCGTGCGCGACTACCTGCGCCTGAAACTGGTCGCGGAGCCGAACGAAATCTTCGCCGTCGTGTTTCTCGACAACCAGCACCAGGTGCTCGCCTACGAGCCGCTGTTCAAGGGCACGGTCGACCAGACTTCGGTGTATCCGAGGGTGGTGGTCCAGCGTGCGCTGGCGCTCAACGCTTCGGCGCTGATCCTGGCGCATCAGCATCCCTCGGGGAACACCGAGCCCTCGGCCGCCGATCGTGTGATCACCGAGCGGCTGAAGAGCGCCCTGGCCACCGTCGATGTCCGGGTGCTGGATCACTTCATCGTCGGCAAGGGCAGCCCGTACTCGTTCGCCGAAGCCGGCTTGCTGTAGCAGCACCAGCGGACGCGCATTCATGTCATCACCACGGGAGCCCTTGGCTCCCGTTTCCTTTCGCCGACCCGCCGAGAAATCGGGACTGACCGGTTTCGGTTTCTTTGTCGTCCCCTGATCTGCGTTGCGCTCGACTACGAGTCTGCATCGACTCCGCGGAGGCGCGACATGCCGGCTCATTCCCTCAACCTTCCTGCCGCTTCGCGGCGCCCCCTGGCCACGAGGCTGGCCGCTGGACTGTGCGCCGCGCTGCTCGGTCCCATCGCGGCGGCCGCCGATGTGCTCATCGTCACCGACAGCCGTCATCCGGTGCAGGCCCCGGCCGGCGTGCGGATCATCGAGCTGGACCAGGCCACGCGCATCGAGGTCGAACTCGCCGCGCACCTGCCGGCCGACCCGCAACAGGCCGCGGCCCTGGTGCGGCAGCGGTTGCATGACGGCGGCGAGGCGCTCCAACGCCGCATCGGCCATGCCTACCAAGGTGTCGCGGATGCCTGGGGACTGGGCATCGCCAAGATTCCCGCCGTGGTGGTCGATCGACGCTACGTGGTCTACGGCGAGCCCGACGTGCCCCGCGCCGTCGCGCGCATCAAGGCCTACCGGAGCACGCAGCCATGAGTCTCCTGCTGGCATCCCGGCGCCTGCGCGCCACCGTCGCCTCGCTGCTGCTGAGCACGGCCACGTCGACGTTCGCCCTGGACACCGCCACCATCGTCTCGTCGGCGCTGTCCCCCGACTGCCTCGAATACCGCGTGGTCGGTATCTGCTACTGGCTGTACTGCACGCCCTTCGGCTGCTCGGTTCGCACTTCCGTCAAGGTGCGCCACTACGTCCCCGATGCGGTGGTGTCGAGCTACTCGAACACCGGCGAAAACCCGTGGCTGGAGGTCAGGGCGATGAGCATGCCCAACCCGACCGCCAAGGCGGGCGGTGACGGCACGACCAACCACGACAACGAGAACAATCTCGCCAAGTTCAAGAACGCCGATGTCATCGGCCATCCGGCCGGGATGGTGTTCAGCCAGTTCGCCAGCGCCTCCGGCTACACCTGCGAAGGCGCGGGCACGGCCTTCATGCCGTATCTGCTGAGCACGCTCGACACGATCGCCTGGCGCTACAACATCCCGGAAGCGTTCTACCCCGAAGCGCTCATCCCCGGCCGGCGCGAAATCGGTACGCGCACCGGCCTGAACCTCTGGGGCAACGTGTATCCCCGCGGTGGCTTCCTGCACCAGACCGACGACCACAAGAGCGGCGCCGTGGTCGCGCAGCGCGCGGGCGACATCGTGACGCGCCGCAACCAGATTCACGTGTACCAGCCTCTGCTGGCCAACGCCCGCGACGGCTACTGGCCGGCCGGCGCGCTGATGGAGACCGACGCCTCGACGGGCAAGTGGCAGGAGCTGACACCCACGCTCTCGAACAGTTGCGTGGTTTTCCCGCACAGCCGCACCCGCGTGCAGGCCCAGCAAGGCGACTACGCCTGGGCCTTGTGGCGGCCGTACTCCTGCTGCCGGCGCCGTGGCCAGGTCTTCCTCGGCAGCGTCGATTTCATGTGAGGAACCCACGATGAACGCCTCCCTCCCTGACTTCCTGCACCGCGCGAAGTCGCTCCTGCGGGCCACGCTGCTCGTGGCGGCCATCACGCTGGTCGTCGGCGTCGCCTGGGCGCAGACCCGCATCGACCCCAATGGCGTGAACGTCAGCGGCAGCGTGATCGGCGACGACGTGCTCTACAGCATCGGCGGCGGCCGGGCCGTGTCGATGGGTGGTGCCGGCAACATGCAGAGCATCGGCGTCGGCGTCGGCTGGAACAGCAACCTGATCTGCGGCGACATGAGCATCACCACGACGCTGCAGAACCAGCTCAACGGCATCACCAACGGCTTCCAGACGATCATGAGCAACGTGATCCAGAATGCCACCAGCGCCGTGGCCTCGCTGCCGGCGCTGATCATCCAGCGCGCCGACCCGGGTCTCTACAACCTGCTGACCAACGGCATCCTCCAGGCGCGCCTGGACTTCGACCGCTCGAAGATGACCTGCCGGGCCATCGCCAATCGGATGGCGGACATGGCCGGCGGCCAGGCCGGCTGGGACCAGCTCGCCGAAGGGATGGCGCTGCGGGATGCGGTCAGCAGCACCGATGCCGTCTCCGCCATCGAGCAGGCCGAGTCCAACAAAGGGAACAACGGCGTGCCCTGGGTCGGCGGCGGCAACGCGGGCGGCTCCGGTCAGAGTTCGATCAAGGTGGTCGGCGATGTGACGCGCGCGGGCTACAACCTGCTCAACGGGCGCAGCGCCACCGATACCTCGTCGATCGCGCGCAGCGCCTGCGGCAACCGCCTGACCTGCCAAACCTGGTCCTCGCCCCAGGCGGCCGCGGACTGGGCGACCCGCGTGTTGGGCGAACGCGAGCAGCGCACCTGCGAAAACTGCACGAAGACCCAGACCACGCCTGGCGTCGGGCTGACGCCAATGATCCAGGAAGAGTACGAGACCAAGCTGCAGGCGCTGCAGGAACTGGTGACGGGCGCCCGGCCGACGACGCTGGCCAATCTCGACGCAGCCGGCAGCAGCTCGCTGCCGATCACCCGCGGCGTGATCGAGGCCCTGCGTGACGAACCCGACCAGGACATGCTGGGCCGGCGCCTCGCGTCCGAGGCGGCGCTGTCCAGCGTGCTGGAGAAGGCCCTGCTGCTGCAACGCACGTTGCTGACCGGCAAGAAGGAGCCGAACGTCGCCGCCAACGAGCTGGCCGTGCAGGCGGTCGACCAGGAGAACAGCGCGCTGGAGCAGGAGATCAACAACCTCAAGACCGAGCTGGAGCTGCGCCGCACGCTGGCCGGCAACTCGGCCATGGCGATCATCCAGCGCCACAGCACCCGCGCTGCCGGCTCGCGCGGCGTCTTCGAGGGCGACACCACGCGCGACCGTCTGCGGGAAGTCCAGAAGCCGCGGAGCGGTACGCCATGAGCCGGCTCGCCTGGCTGCGGCTTGCATGGCTGTTCAACCGCCGCGTCGGCGTGGCGCTGCTGTGGACCTTGCTGGTGGTCGCCGCCGCGGTGGCGGTGAACATCGCCGGCATCCACGTGGTCGGCGGCATCGAGGGCTGGCAGCACTGGCTGCAGGCGCACGCCGGCCACTTCTTCGTGTGGCGTCTGTGCCTCTACGGAGCGACGGCTTACGGCTGGTGGTGGATGCGTCGGCGCCTGTTGCGGCGGGAGCCGTCCCGCGAGACGCATCAGCGCCTGCTGCGCACGGAGATCGCGGCCGTGATCGCCGTGGTCGCGCTGGAAGCCAGCCAACTGTTGCGGCACGGCTGAGACCGGGAGGCAGGCATGACGCTCTACACCACGGACTACCTGGAGTATTACCTGACCCTGGTGGCTTGGGTGGTCAACAACGGCATCTGGAGCATCCTCGTGGCCAGCGGCGTGTTCGCGCTGCCGTTCGTGGCCATCGTGATCCAGGAATGGCTCAAGGCCCGCAGCGAAGGTGCGGACGAAGGCAACAAGGGCGTGCTGTCGTCGATGCGCATCGAGAACCGGGTGTGGGTGGCGATCGTGGTCATCATGTTCGCGGGCATCCCGTTCATCCCGGTGGATCTCGCCACGATCAGGTTCGACACCACGCGCTCCGCGCAATGCCAGGTCAACGTCCCGCTGCCCAACGACACGGGCTGGTCCAACGTCTACACGGCGCTCAACGACCAGAGCGCGCTGGTGCCGGTGTGGTGGTTCTTCATGCACGCGCTGTCGAAAGCCGTGACGGGCTCCGCGGTGGCGGCGATTCCCTGCGGCACGGACCTGCGTCAGATTCGCATGGATGTGGATGCCACGCGCATCGACGATCCGGTGCTGGCACAGGAGGTCGCCGACTTCACGCACGACTGCTACGGGCCGTCGCGCGCCAAGCTGTTCATGAACCGGCCGACGCTCTCCGACGAGCAGATGAACGACGTCACCTGGATCGGGTCGAGTTACTTCCTCGACACGCCCGGCTTCTATGACACCTATCGCGCCAAGACCCCACGCACGGCCTGGCCCTACGACGCGACCCGCGATGCGGGGCTGGCACAGGTGGACAGCGGCGGCGGCTATCCGTCCTGCCAGCAGTGGTGGGCCGATGGCGGCCAGGGACTGCGTAGCCGGCTGCTGGCACAGGTCGACCCGGACCTGCTGACCCGCATCGGGCGCTGGGCGGGCTTCCTGTCGCAGAGCGAGGTCAATGACTCGGTGATCCGCGCCGTCGTCTCACCGCGGCAGCAGAAGATGAACCAGGGCGCCGTCTACACCGACTACGGCGGCCAGATCGACAAGACGCTGCCGAACATCGTCACGCGCGGCGCGAGCGACCTGGCGCTGACCGTCGGCTCGCTGGGCTTCTTTCCGGCGATGGACGTGGTGCGCCAGGCGCTGCCGATGGTGCTGACCATGCTCAAGATGGCGCTCGTCATCTGCATCCCGTTGGTGCTGCTGATCGGCACCTACGACCTGAAGACGGTGGTGACGGTGAGCTGCGTCCAGTTCGCGCTGTTCTTCGTGGACTTCTGGTTCCAGCTCGCGCGCTGGATCGACAGCACGATCCTGGATGCGCTCTACGGCTGGGGGTTTGGCGCGGACAGGCCGCACACGAACTTCGATCCGTTGATCGGTTTGAACAACGCCTTTGGCGACATGCTCCTTAACTTCGTCATGGCGATGATGTTCATCGTGCTGCCGACGTTTTGGGTCATGGCATTGGCTTGGGCAGGCGTTCGCACGGGAAATATCGTGCAGGGGTTGTCCACCGCCACCTCGGACGCCAAGGGCGCTGGGGGGCGTGGCGCTGGTATGGCAATGAGCGCTGTATCGAAGAAGTGACCGCCGTTCAGTCGTCGTCGGTCACATGCGGGTCGATGCGCCAGTCGCTCTTGTCATAAAGCCCGAAGCCGTTGGGGCCTTCCCTCCACTCGGGTTGCGGTTCCTCTTGATCAGGGTCGTCGTGCTGCACGAGCCATGCAGCAGTCACCGCAAAGGCAAGCAGCAGGGCCAGCCAGAACGCGGAGTAGAGCAGCGCACCGAGCACGGCGAGCTTGACGATCCAGAGCACCGCCGTCGCCGCGCCCGCAGGCACCCCGCGCGTCACCAGCCAGCCGGCGACACGCTGCTCGCGGCGCAGGTATCCACGCCAGGCACGGCCAGCCCCCCGGCCCAGCCGGTGGCTCCAGCGCCTGTTGTGCGTGTTGGTGGTCATGCTCATGTGCCTCGGTTTCAGTGGTGCCTCACCTCGCGGAGCGGCCGGTCGTGGCCTGTCCTCCAGCATAGACCGCGATCAGGAGGGCGGGTTGCGGCCGGCAGAGCCGGGTTGGCTCGGGCCGAAGGTCGATTAGATGCTGCACGATAAATCAAGCCTTATGTTACTTTCCCTGCACGTTTTTGAAATGGCTCTAGGGGTCGATTGGATTCTGTGTTATTTTTATAACATGGATGGAAATTCTCGGCACCAGGTAATCAAGCGGCTGCAGGCGGGACTCCCCCGCGGGGCGCCGTTCGACCTTGCCACCCTGAGCCAGTTCGGGGTGTCGCCCCAGCTCGCCGCCCACTATGCCGACGGCGGATGGCTCGTGCGCTTGGCCCATGGCGTCTATGCCTTCCCGAACGATGAATTCGGGGTCTACGGTGCGCTGAAGTTCCTGCAACAGCGCGTGCCCGGCCTGCACGTCGGCGGCAAGAGCGCCCTGGCCCTGCAGGGTGTGCGGCACAACCTGGGCAGCCGGGAGGCGCTGGTGCTGTGGGGCGACGGTCGCTTCGCGTTGCCGGCCTGGTTCACTTCGCGCTTTCCGGCCCGCTACGTCCACGCCCGCCTGTTCGACTGGCCGGATACGGCGCTGGCCGGCAAGACCCTGACCACGCCGCCTGGCCTACCCGAGGATCTGCGGGTGGCAGCCCCCGAGCGTGCCGTGCTGGAGCTGCTGTACGAAGCCGGCGTCAAGCAGAGCCTCGAAGAGGCCCGCAACCTCTTCGATGGACTGCGTTCCCCCCGCAAGGACTTGCTCGGGCAACTGCTGTCCTGCTGCTCCAGCGTGAAGGCCGTGCGCCTGTTCCTGACCTGGGCGCGCGAGACCAGCCTTGTGGATGTCGATGCCCTGCTGGAGCAGTACCCGGTTCGCACCGGCAGCACCACGCGCTGGATGAGCCGGCTCGATGACGGCACCTTGCTGAGCCTGAAACCTCATGGATAAGACCTACGCGGACACCGTTCGCCTGCTGCTGGCCGTCGCGCCCGACGTGTTCGCCAACGACATCTTCGCCATGAAGGGCGGCACGGCCATCAACCTCTTCGTGCGGGACATGCCGCGCCTGTCGGTGGACATCGACGTGGTGTACCTCCCATGGCAGACGCCGCGCGACGAAGCGCTGCAAGCCATCAACCAGGAGCTGGCCGCCATCGCCGCGCGCGTTGCACCACTGGGCGTGCAGACACGCCTGGTTCGCGCCAAGGACCTGGGCGACACCAAGCTGATCGTCGAGAACGACGCCAGCCAGGTGAAGATCGAGGTCAACGTCGTGTTCCGAGGCAGCGTGCTGCCCGTCGAGCGGCGGCCGCTGAGCGCCAAGACCAGCGATCTGTTCGGCGTCGAGTTCGAGCTGCCGGTTCTGGCACCGGACGAGCTGTACGCCAGCAAGCTGGTGGCCGCGCTGGATCGGCAGCACCCCCGCGACCTGTTCGACGTGTGGCAGCTCTACGAATCGGGCGACATCAGCGACGGCATGGTCGAGTGCTTCGTGATCTATTTGGCGGGCCACAACCGGCCGCCTCACGAAGTGCTGTTCGGCAACGACAAGGACATCGCCGGCGAGTACGAGCGGGCCTTTGTCGGCATGACCGAAGTGGACTGCTCCCTGGAGACACTGCTCGACGCTCGCGCCAGGATGCGGCGCGAGCTGCCACAGCGACTGAACACCGCGCACAGGCGGTTTCTGAGCGGGCTGGCGCGCGCAGAACCGGACTGGTCGCTGGTGCAGTGCCAGCACGCCGCGCAACTGCCGGCACTGCGCTGGAAGCTCGCCAATCTCGAAACCTTCCGCAAGCGCCGTCCCGACGACTTCGCAGCGCAATCCGCCGCCCTCGACACCGGCTTGGGCCAGAGCTGACGAACATCCCGCAGCGCCCCACTTGCCGGGATTGCCCCATGCCGCATTCATCGTGGCACCCGCGCAGCAGCGGCCCTATACCCAAAGGCTTCCGACAAAGGCCAAAGGGTTGGGAAGGGGCAAAGGAAGGGCGCCAAGGGGAAAGGCCCTATCCTGAAAAGGCCAAAAGGCGCCCCCGAGCAGTCCGTCATCCGGGGTTCGCCATGCTCTCGCTGTTCCAGCGCAAACGGGTGCCACCCACCGCCGGCACACCGCCCACATCCGCCATCGAAACTCCGAAAGGGTTGATGCGGCCGGAGTCGGCCGCATCGCTGCTGGCCACGCCGCGTCGGCAGAAGCTGCTGGAACACATCTGGCAGCGCACATCGCTCTCGCGCCGACAGTTCGCCAGGCTCTACCTCGCCCCACTGGAGCGCTACGCCGAGCTGGTCCAGCAGTTCCCGGCCTCCGAGAACCACCACCACGCCTATCCGGGCGGCATGCTGGACCACGGCCTGGAGATCGTCGCCTATGCGTTGAAACTGCGGCAGTCATACCTGCTGCCTGCGGGCGTCACGCCGGAGGCACAGGCGGCCCAGGCCGAAGCCTGGACCGCAGGCACGGCCTACGCGGCCCTGCTGCACGACATCGGCAAGATTGCCGTCGATCTGCACGTCGAACATGCCGACGGCAGCGTCTGGCATCCCTGGCACGGCCCGCTGCGAAAGCCCTACCGCTTCCGTTACCGAAAGGAGCGCGAGTACCGCCTGCATAGCGCCGCCACCGGGCTGCTCTACGCGCGCCTTCTCGATCGGGACATCTTCGACTGGCTCAGCGGCTATCCCGACCTCTGGGCCGCGCTGCTGTACGTGCTGGCCGGCCAGTACGAGCACGCCGGCACGCTCGGCGAGCTGGTCGTGCAGGCCGACCAGGCATCGGTCGCCCAAGAACTCGGCGGCGATCCCAGCAAGGCGCTGGTGGCGCCCAAGCATGCTCTGCAACGCAAATTGCTCGACGGCTTGCGCTACCTGCTCAAGGAAGCGTTCAAGCTGAACCAGGCCGGCCCGGCGGACGGTTGGCTGACCCAAGACGCCTTGTGGCTGGTGAGCAAGACCGTCTCCGACAAGCTGCGCGCACATCTGCTATCGCAAGGCATCGACGGCATTCCGGCGAGCAACACGGCGGTGTTCAACGTGCTGCAGGATCACGGCATCGTGCAGCCAACGCCGGATGGCAAGGCGATCTGGAAGGCTTCTGTCACCAGCGACGCCGGCTGGTCGCACGCCTTCACCTTCCTGAAACTCTCGCCGGCGATGATCTGGGATGCCGCCGACCGGCCGGCGCCGTTCGCAGGCCGTGTGCAGGTCGAAGAGGAACAGGCGGAGCCGACGCCGCAGGCGACAACGGTGGCCGATGGGCCGCGCGCCGAAGGCATCGAAGCTGCATCCGCGAGCACGGCGCCGATCGCATCCGCAGCCACGGACATCGGCGTGGCCGCGCTGCTCGACCTGCTGGGCGACACTGCTCCATCCACAGCGCCGGAGATCGCCGAGGCCGAGCCGGCCCCTTCGACCGTGCCCCCGCCGCAGATGAGCCTCGCGCCTTCCCAGGATCGCGCGGAGCCCTCCGGGGCGCACTTCATGGCCTGGCTGCGTCAGAGCATCCAGACGCGCAAGCTCATCATCAACGACGCCAAGGCCCTGGTGCATACCGTCGCCGGTACGACCTATCTCGTCAGCCCCGGCGTGTTCCAGCGCTACGCGCAGGAGTACCTTCAAGTCGCCGCGCTGGCCAAGCAGGAGAAGCTGGAGGGGTGGCAGTGGGTACAGAAGCGCTTCGAGAAGCTGGGACAGCACCGCAAGCAGCCGAGCGGGCTGAACATCTGGACCTGCGAAGTCACGGGGCCGCGCAAGTCGCGCCGGCTGCACGGCTATCTGCTCGCCAGCCCGGAGGCGCTGTTCCGGGAGACG harbors:
- a CDS encoding conjugative transfer ATPase, with protein sequence MAWSLSWSRKGDASPADAVDATDDAWARHVAALVAQGVAEPGSALGRGRRRPATQADHDALYGVAPSFADLLPWVEYLPGSKCMLLEDGQSVAAFFELAPVGTEGREMAWLWQARDALENALQDSFDELDDNPWVVQLYAQDEADWDNYLRSLANYLQPRAQGSAFSDFYLRFFAHHLRAIAKPGGLFEDTTVTRLPWRGQVRRVRMVVYRRTSAAPASRRGQSPEQALTTICDRLVGGLANAGVKARRLGAADIHAWLLRWFNPNPTLLGATAEDRERFYALTRYPEEREEGEIELASGTDFAQRLFFGQPRSDVPNGLWFFDGMPHRVIVMDRLRTPPVTGHLTGETRKGGDAMNALFDQMPEDTVMCLTLVATPQDVLEAHLNHLARKAVGETLASEQTRQDVQQARGLIGSAHKLYRGALAFYLRGRDLAQLDARGLQLVNVMLNAGLQPVREEDEVAPLNSYLRWLPCVFDPAADKRQWYTQLMFAQHAANLAPVWGRSQGTGHPGITFFNRGGGPITFDPLNRLDRQMNAHLFLFGPTGSGKSATLNNILNQVTAIYRPRLFIVEAGNSFGLFGDFAARLGLTVHRVKLSPGAGVSLAPFADAWRLVDTPSQVQTLDADALDEDQTDAGMAVEGDEQRDVLGELEITARLMITGGEDKEEARMTRADRSLIRQCILDAAQHCVADERTVLTRDVRDALRERARDATLPEMRRARLLEMADAMDMFCQGVDGEMFDRSGTPWPEADITIVDLATFAREGYNAQLSIAYISLINTVNNIAERDQFLGRPIINVTDEGHIITKNPLLAPYVVKITKMWRKLGAWFWLATQNLDDLPKAAEPMLNMIEWWICLSMPPDEVEKIARFRELNASQKALMLSARKEAGKFSEGVILSKSMEVLFRAVPPSLYLAMAMTEPEEKAERFQLMQQHGISELDAAFRVAEKIDRARGIEPLALDTLA
- a CDS encoding thioredoxin domain-containing protein, which encodes MRMPSFARRHPRIGLLIVATIAVASWMLLRAPHPATESMPLAAAGSEAPKPAGPPWLYGRADASFTVVGYADLECPYCRAYFPALKRWIDAHPEVNWQWHHLPLSMHEPAATAGARLAECAGETGGHATFWQAVAWLYAHTRGDGQGLPEGLRYPDLTPAMQGCLDSDRPDAVIRAQAAEAAQQGIAATPALQLRDRESGKTLLLHGPVEGDALLSAIDLLAAGSTTAAEPAHSPDMPAGVAGDMPR
- the radC gene encoding RadC family protein; the protein is MSLAIADSRPESLTLIAAQHEDWIIRQAITLLENRVFKAGPALGSPAAVRDYLRLKLVAEPNEIFAVVFLDNQHQVLAYEPLFKGTVDQTSVYPRVVVQRALALNASALILAHQHPSGNTEPSAADRVITERLKSALATVDVRVLDHFIVGKGSPYSFAEAGLL
- a CDS encoding TIGR03757 family integrating conjugative element protein, whose amino-acid sequence is MPAHSLNLPAASRRPLATRLAAGLCAALLGPIAAAADVLIVTDSRHPVQAPAGVRIIELDQATRIEVELAAHLPADPQQAAALVRQRLHDGGEALQRRIGHAYQGVADAWGLGIAKIPAVVVDRRYVVYGEPDVPRAVARIKAYRSTQP
- a CDS encoding TIGR03756 family integrating conjugative element protein; translation: MSLLLASRRLRATVASLLLSTATSTFALDTATIVSSALSPDCLEYRVVGICYWLYCTPFGCSVRTSVKVRHYVPDAVVSSYSNTGENPWLEVRAMSMPNPTAKAGGDGTTNHDNENNLAKFKNADVIGHPAGMVFSQFASASGYTCEGAGTAFMPYLLSTLDTIAWRYNIPEAFYPEALIPGRREIGTRTGLNLWGNVYPRGGFLHQTDDHKSGAVVAQRAGDIVTRRNQIHVYQPLLANARDGYWPAGALMETDASTGKWQELTPTLSNSCVVFPHSRTRVQAQQGDYAWALWRPYSCCRRRGQVFLGSVDFM
- a CDS encoding integrating conjugative element protein, with amino-acid sequence MNASLPDFLHRAKSLLRATLLVAAITLVVGVAWAQTRIDPNGVNVSGSVIGDDVLYSIGGGRAVSMGGAGNMQSIGVGVGWNSNLICGDMSITTTLQNQLNGITNGFQTIMSNVIQNATSAVASLPALIIQRADPGLYNLLTNGILQARLDFDRSKMTCRAIANRMADMAGGQAGWDQLAEGMALRDAVSSTDAVSAIEQAESNKGNNGVPWVGGGNAGGSGQSSIKVVGDVTRAGYNLLNGRSATDTSSIARSACGNRLTCQTWSSPQAAADWATRVLGEREQRTCENCTKTQTTPGVGLTPMIQEEYETKLQALQELVTGARPTTLANLDAAGSSSLPITRGVIEALRDEPDQDMLGRRLASEAALSSVLEKALLLQRTLLTGKKEPNVAANELAVQAVDQENSALEQEINNLKTELELRRTLAGNSAMAIIQRHSTRAAGSRGVFEGDTTRDRLREVQKPRSGTP